The following are from one region of the Yoonia sp. R2331 genome:
- a CDS encoding alpha-hydroxy acid oxidase, which yields MNLHSRYPALSDLKSRARRRIPHFVWEYLDSATGDESTLQRNHDALQDVMLRTSILHGEGTPDLSTTLFGQDFPLPFGVAPVGMSGLIWPGAEHSLARLAAAEGMPYCLSTMASQTPEDLAGSLGPNAWFQLYPPRDRTILADMLKRAKDAGFTGLILTVDVPVASRRERQIRGGMTNPPTITPKILAQMALCPAWTNGIRKTGMPRPKLMESYTTERRVLPSNEHIGYLMRTSPDWDYLKELRDAWDGPLIVKGVMNPGDAARLSDEGVDAIWVSNHAGRQFAGSVATIAALPGIRAATQLPVIFDSGISGGLDILRAIALGADFVMLGRAFHYGLGALGDVGARHVVDLLRQDMISNMGQIGARRLGDLPATIATPTQI from the coding sequence ATGAACCTGCACAGCCGATATCCCGCTCTGAGCGATCTGAAATCTCGTGCCCGGCGGCGCATCCCGCACTTCGTTTGGGAATACCTTGATAGTGCCACAGGTGACGAATCCACATTGCAGCGCAATCATGACGCCTTGCAGGACGTGATGCTGCGCACCTCGATCCTGCATGGCGAAGGCACGCCTGATTTGTCCACAACGCTCTTCGGGCAGGACTTTCCCCTGCCCTTTGGCGTGGCGCCTGTGGGCATGTCCGGGTTGATTTGGCCAGGGGCCGAACACAGTCTTGCCCGATTGGCCGCCGCTGAGGGAATGCCCTATTGTCTGTCCACAATGGCCAGCCAGACGCCAGAGGATCTGGCCGGATCGCTGGGGCCGAACGCGTGGTTTCAGCTTTATCCCCCGCGCGATCGCACGATCCTTGCGGATATGCTCAAACGGGCAAAGGACGCAGGCTTTACCGGTCTGATCCTGACAGTCGACGTGCCCGTCGCGTCGCGCCGTGAACGTCAGATCAGAGGCGGGATGACCAATCCGCCGACGATCACACCCAAAATTCTGGCTCAGATGGCGCTTTGCCCAGCATGGACCAATGGCATCCGCAAAACCGGCATGCCCCGTCCGAAGCTGATGGAAAGCTACACGACGGAACGTCGCGTGCTGCCGTCCAACGAACACATCGGATACCTGATGCGCACCTCCCCTGACTGGGATTACCTGAAAGAGCTGCGCGATGCCTGGGACGGGCCGCTCATTGTCAAAGGGGTGATGAACCCCGGCGATGCCGCACGGCTCTCGGATGAAGGGGTCGATGCGATCTGGGTCAGCAACCATGCCGGACGCCAGTTTGCGGGGAGTGTGGCGACAATTGCCGCGCTTCCGGGGATTCGTGCCGCAACACAATTGCCGGTGATCTTTGACAGCGGCATTTCTGGCGGGTTGGATATCTTGCGCGCCATCGCGCTCGGCGCGGATTTCGTGATGCTGGGACGGGCCTTTCACTATGGCTTGGGCGCGCTGGGGGATGTAGGTGCGCGTCATGTAGTGGACCTGCTGCGGCAGGACATGATCAGCAACATGGGACAAATCGGCGCCCGTCGACTTGGCGACCTGCCCGCAACAATCGCAACGCCAACACAAATTTGA
- the rsmH gene encoding 16S rRNA (cytosine(1402)-N(4))-methyltransferase RsmH, translating into MSTSAAADKAPHIPVLIRAILGAVSPVQGVWLDGTFGAGGYTREFLQAGADKVIAVDRDPLAFEMAEDWIGDYGDRIEPVAGTFSKLDEYGSDLDGVVLDLGVSSMQLDLAERGFSFMRDGPLDMRMSQEGPSAADLCNEASEAELADIIYLYGEERASRRIAKAIVKARPVTTTGELAKIVEGCLPRPKPNQSHPATRTFQALRIAVNDEYGELWQGLMAAERALKPGGQLAVVTFHSVEDRMVKRFIQARAGKTANANRYAPETEKEAAAFTVKSRKAIGPDAEELAMNPRSRSAKLRVAVRTDAPAEAIDPKQLGMPMMRGGK; encoded by the coding sequence ATGTCCACGTCAGCTGCCGCAGACAAAGCCCCACATATCCCGGTTCTGATCCGCGCAATCTTAGGCGCGGTTTCCCCTGTTCAGGGGGTCTGGCTGGATGGGACATTCGGGGCGGGCGGCTATACGCGGGAGTTTCTGCAAGCAGGGGCCGACAAGGTGATCGCGGTGGACCGTGATCCGCTGGCGTTCGAGATGGCCGAGGATTGGATCGGGGACTACGGCGACCGGATTGAACCCGTCGCAGGCACGTTTTCCAAGCTGGATGAGTATGGGTCTGATCTGGACGGTGTGGTGCTGGATCTGGGCGTGTCGTCGATGCAGTTGGATCTGGCAGAGCGCGGCTTTTCGTTCATGCGCGATGGGCCGCTGGATATGCGGATGAGCCAGGAAGGGCCATCAGCGGCGGACCTCTGCAATGAGGCGAGCGAGGCGGAACTGGCTGATATCATTTACCTTTATGGCGAGGAACGCGCGAGCCGCCGGATCGCCAAGGCAATTGTGAAGGCGCGGCCGGTGACCACCACGGGGGAATTGGCCAAGATTGTCGAGGGGTGTTTGCCGCGTCCCAAGCCGAACCAGAGCCACCCCGCCACGCGCACTTTTCAAGCGTTGCGGATCGCGGTGAATGACGAATATGGCGAGTTGTGGCAGGGGCTGATGGCAGCGGAACGCGCGCTGAAGCCCGGCGGGCAATTGGCGGTGGTGACGTTTCATTCGGTCGAGGACCGGATGGTCAAGCGGTTCATTCAGGCGCGCGCGGGCAAGACCGCCAACGCCAACCGCTATGCGCCCGAGACCGAAAAAGAGGCGGCGGCCTTTACGGTCAAAAGCCGCAAGGCGATTGGGCCGGACGCAGAAGAACTTGCGATGAATCCACGCAGCAGGTCAGCCAAGCTGCGGGTGGCGGTGCGCACGGATGCGCCCGCCGAGGCGATAGACCCGAAACAATTGGGCATGCCGATGATGAGGGGCGGGAAATGA
- a CDS encoding DUF1127 domain-containing protein: MAYTNTNTAGLSLAEKFADFRAQWAEASAKRKVFRTTVAELETLSSRELADLGISRASIKAVAYEAAYGK; encoded by the coding sequence ATGGCATATACAAACACAAACACCGCTGGCCTGTCGCTGGCCGAAAAATTCGCAGACTTCCGGGCGCAGTGGGCAGAAGCCTCCGCCAAGCGGAAAGTCTTCCGCACAACCGTGGCCGAACTTGAAACCCTGTCCAGCCGCGAGCTGGCCGACCTCGGCATCAGCCGCGCGTCGATCAAGGCCGTCGCTTACGAAGCTGCCTACGGCAAGTAA
- a CDS encoding Lrp/AsnC family transcriptional regulator produces the protein MLKIDEIGAQILRELTRDGRISNLVLAEKVGLSPSACSRRVTEMERAGIIKGYLARLDPMHTGQAYVVYVAVGLAEHTKSAQFTFERAMKAAPEVTECHNVAGAFEYMLRVEVEDLPSYKAFHTNTLGTVPHVRSITSYMVMGSPKDLRS, from the coding sequence ATGTTGAAAATTGACGAAATTGGCGCGCAAATATTGCGTGAATTGACCCGCGATGGGCGGATCAGCAACTTGGTGCTGGCTGAAAAAGTCGGGCTGTCGCCCTCGGCCTGTTCACGGCGCGTCACCGAGATGGAGCGGGCGGGGATCATTAAGGGTTACCTCGCACGTTTGGACCCGATGCACACCGGGCAGGCCTATGTCGTCTATGTTGCGGTGGGTCTGGCAGAGCATACCAAGTCTGCGCAATTCACCTTTGAGCGCGCGATGAAAGCCGCACCTGAGGTCACAGAATGCCACAATGTGGCGGGCGCGTTCGAATATATGCTGCGCGTCGAGGTCGAAGACCTGCCATCTTACAAAGCCTTTCATACCAATACCTTGGGGACCGTTCCGCATGTGAGGTCGATCACCAGCTATATGGTCATGGGCAGCCCAAAGGACCTGCGGAGTTAA
- a CDS encoding division/cell wall cluster transcriptional repressor MraZ, with the protein MALKFTGEHTQKVDSKGRMSVPADFRRVLEGGDPDWAAGLPMKCQIVYGDHLDGRLQVYSVAEYDKVMDRIEAMPDSDPNKDHITHLMITQSEPLTVDKDGRAVLPLKRREKLGLTEGALSFRGRLSHFEIWKAEDYDAEVSAPVQDFLSDKPKNFNPLSMVP; encoded by the coding sequence GTGGCACTGAAGTTTACAGGCGAACACACCCAAAAGGTGGACAGCAAGGGGCGCATGAGCGTGCCTGCTGATTTTCGTCGTGTGCTTGAAGGTGGCGATCCTGACTGGGCGGCTGGCCTGCCGATGAAGTGCCAGATTGTTTATGGTGACCACCTGGATGGGCGGTTGCAGGTCTATTCGGTGGCCGAATACGACAAGGTCATGGACCGGATCGAGGCGATGCCCGATAGCGACCCCAACAAGGACCACATCACGCATCTGATGATTACCCAGTCCGAGCCGCTGACAGTGGACAAGGACGGGCGCGCGGTGCTGCCGTTGAAGCGCCGCGAGAAGCTGGGTCTGACGGAAGGCGCGCTATCGTTCCGTGGCAGGTTGAGCCATTTTGAGATTTGGAAGGCCGAGGATTACGACGCCGAGGTGAGCGCACCGGTCCAGGACTTCCTGAGCGATAAGCCCAAGAACTTTAACCCGCTATCAATGGTGCCGTAG
- a CDS encoding ATP-dependent helicase, whose translation MSHFSEDDAFEAAAVPLSRQAMVGRSAPYLEGLNPAQRAAVEALEGPVLMLAGAGTGKTKALMTRLAHLVFTGSATPREILCVTFTNKAAKQMRDRLEVEPFGIKTPMQWMGTFHAICVKQLRRHAEMVGLKSNFTILDSDDQLRLMKQLIIAAGIDEKRWPPRMLAGIIDGWKNRALTPENVPVADSGAFDHKGVALYAAYQQRLLELNACDFGDLLLHMVTIFQNHEDILNQYQRWFRFILVDEYQDTNVAQYLWLRLLAGGHKNICCVGDDDQSIYGWRGAEVGNILRFEKDFPGATVVRLEQNYRSTAHILAAASGVIAANKGRLGKTLFTEAEGGEKVRLIGHWDGEEEARWIGEEAEALQRGTRGLDGKSLDDMAILVRASHQMRAFEDRFLTIGLPYRVIGGPRFYERMEIRDAMAYFRLAVSPDNDLAFERIVNTPKRGLGEKSVAKILRTARENGMINLDGAASCLESGEIKGAGAKELRVFIDVVEFWQQLQRYGGQEHRAKECIENAEIAEEEAVLLQQRIDALRDELPEYEAGREKHLARLNALIEEFERQTKLAQHMRLGAEAILGNHIAFAELILDQSGYIKMWQNDKTPEAPGRLENLKELVKALENFDNLQGFLEHVALIMDNESEDAEEKISIMTLHAAKGLEFPVIFLPGWEDGLFPSQRSMDESGLKGLEEERRLAYVGITRAEEICTISFAANRRVYGQWQSAMPSRFIDELPPENVEVLTPPGLYGGGFGAAGMSASASPAMQGAMGSDLHEKAAKSDVYNSPGWRRLQNRSQQRGMSMPGEARNMTIDLDAVSAFTTGDRVFHQKFGYGQVVGIEGDKLDIDFEKAGSKKVVARFVVNADAADDVPF comes from the coding sequence ATGAGCCATTTTAGCGAAGATGATGCCTTTGAGGCTGCGGCCGTTCCGCTGAGCCGTCAGGCTATGGTGGGGCGGTCGGCGCCCTATCTGGAGGGGTTGAACCCTGCACAAAGGGCGGCTGTTGAGGCGCTAGAGGGGCCGGTCCTGATGCTTGCCGGGGCGGGGACGGGCAAGACCAAGGCTCTCATGACCCGATTGGCACACCTAGTGTTTACTGGCAGTGCGACTCCGAGAGAGATTTTGTGTGTGACGTTCACCAACAAAGCAGCCAAGCAAATGCGTGATCGGCTCGAGGTCGAGCCATTTGGTATCAAGACGCCGATGCAGTGGATGGGCACTTTCCATGCCATCTGTGTGAAGCAACTCCGTAGGCATGCCGAGATGGTCGGGTTGAAGTCGAACTTCACCATTTTGGACAGCGACGACCAGCTGCGGCTTATGAAACAATTAATTATTGCCGCAGGAATCGACGAAAAACGCTGGCCGCCGCGGATGCTGGCGGGGATTATTGATGGCTGGAAGAACCGTGCGTTAACCCCTGAAAATGTGCCGGTCGCGGACAGCGGTGCGTTCGACCACAAGGGAGTGGCGCTTTATGCGGCTTATCAACAACGGCTGCTGGAACTGAATGCCTGCGATTTTGGCGATCTGCTGCTGCACATGGTCACCATATTCCAAAACCATGAAGATATCCTGAACCAGTACCAACGCTGGTTCCGTTTCATACTGGTCGACGAATATCAGGATACAAACGTCGCCCAATATCTCTGGCTGCGGCTACTGGCGGGTGGGCACAAGAATATCTGTTGCGTGGGCGATGATGACCAGTCAATCTATGGTTGGCGTGGGGCCGAAGTGGGCAATATCCTGCGGTTTGAAAAGGATTTTCCCGGCGCAACTGTTGTCCGGTTGGAGCAGAATTACCGATCTACAGCGCATATTCTTGCCGCTGCATCCGGTGTCATTGCCGCCAATAAGGGCCGTTTGGGCAAGACGCTGTTCACGGAAGCCGAGGGCGGCGAGAAGGTGCGGTTGATTGGGCATTGGGATGGTGAGGAAGAGGCGCGCTGGATCGGGGAAGAGGCGGAAGCCTTGCAGCGCGGTACGCGAGGATTGGATGGTAAGTCGCTGGATGATATGGCGATTTTGGTCCGGGCCAGTCATCAGATGCGGGCCTTTGAAGATCGGTTCTTAACCATAGGGCTGCCCTATCGCGTGATCGGCGGGCCGCGGTTTTACGAACGGATGGAGATCCGCGATGCAATGGCCTATTTCCGGCTGGCCGTCAGCCCCGACAATGATCTGGCGTTTGAGCGGATCGTAAATACGCCTAAGCGGGGACTAGGGGAAAAATCCGTCGCCAAGATACTGCGTACCGCGCGTGAAAACGGCATGATCAACTTGGATGGTGCAGCCTCTTGTCTTGAGAGTGGTGAGATAAAGGGAGCTGGCGCCAAAGAACTACGAGTCTTCATCGATGTCGTTGAATTTTGGCAGCAGTTGCAAAGGTACGGGGGGCAGGAGCATCGCGCGAAAGAATGTATAGAAAACGCTGAGATAGCGGAAGAAGAAGCCGTGCTTCTTCAGCAGCGAATTGACGCGCTTAGAGATGAACTGCCGGAGTACGAAGCAGGCCGAGAGAAGCACCTAGCGCGCCTAAATGCTTTGATTGAAGAGTTTGAGAGGCAAACAAAATTAGCCCAACATATGCGACTTGGTGCTGAGGCAATTCTTGGCAATCATATTGCCTTTGCAGAGCTCATACTCGATCAGTCGGGCTACATCAAAATGTGGCAAAACGACAAGACGCCAGAGGCACCGGGGCGGCTGGAGAACCTCAAGGAACTGGTCAAGGCGCTGGAGAATTTCGACAACCTGCAAGGGTTCCTGGAACACGTCGCGTTGATCATGGACAACGAATCCGAGGATGCCGAAGAAAAGATCAGCATCATGACGCTTCATGCAGCTAAGGGTTTGGAATTCCCTGTTATTTTCCTGCCCGGATGGGAAGATGGGCTGTTCCCCAGTCAGCGCAGTATGGATGAGAGCGGGCTGAAGGGGCTAGAGGAAGAGCGCAGGCTGGCCTATGTCGGCATCACCCGCGCGGAAGAGATTTGCACGATAAGTTTCGCAGCAAACAGAAGGGTTTACGGGCAATGGCAGTCGGCGATGCCATCGCGTTTCATAGACGAATTGCCCCCCGAAAATGTCGAGGTTTTGACGCCGCCGGGGCTTTATGGCGGGGGCTTTGGTGCGGCGGGGATGTCGGCAAGTGCCAGCCCCGCGATGCAGGGCGCGATGGGATCGGACCTGCATGAAAAGGCCGCAAAATCAGATGTTTACAATTCTCCGGGGTGGCGGCGGTTGCAGAACCGAAGCCAGCAGCGCGGCATGTCGATGCCCGGTGAGGCACGCAATATGACGATTGATCTGGACGCGGTCAGCGCGTTCACCACGGGCGACCGGGTGTTCCACCAAAAGTTTGGCTATGGTCAAGTGGTTGGAATCGAAGGGGATAAACTGGATATCGACTTTGAAAAGGCGGGGTCCAAGAAGGTCGTGGCGCGGTTTGTGGTGAATGCAGATGCCGCCGACGACGTGCCGTTTTAG
- a CDS encoding LysE family translocator: protein MTYDLLIALIGFAFVSSATPGPNNLMLMASGANFGFRRTIPHMLGISLGHAFMVTLVGLGLGQIFELYPVAQTVMQLISTLYLLYLAWKIATAAPPRTGEARGKPFTFLQAAAFQWVNPKAWYMALTAISNFTPGDGSLGPVVLVAGVFAMTNFPSITLWATLGTQLKRLLSRPGRLRLFNGAMALLLVLTLYPVWFG from the coding sequence ATGACCTATGACCTCTTGATTGCCCTGATCGGCTTTGCCTTTGTCAGCTCTGCCACCCCCGGTCCAAACAACCTGATGTTGATGGCCTCTGGTGCCAATTTCGGGTTCCGGCGCACGATCCCGCATATGTTGGGGATCTCCTTGGGCCACGCTTTTATGGTCACCCTCGTCGGATTGGGTCTGGGGCAGATTTTTGAGCTCTACCCTGTCGCGCAGACGGTCATGCAACTGATCTCAACGCTCTATCTTCTTTATCTTGCTTGGAAAATTGCCACCGCTGCACCGCCCCGGACGGGCGAAGCGCGTGGCAAGCCCTTCACCTTTCTGCAAGCCGCCGCCTTTCAATGGGTCAACCCCAAGGCGTGGTACATGGCACTGACGGCCATCTCCAATTTCACCCCCGGCGACGGCAGTCTGGGGCCCGTGGTGTTGGTGGCGGGTGTCTTTGCGATGACCAATTTTCCGTCGATTACCCTCTGGGCCACGCTTGGGACGCAGCTCAAGCGACTCTTGTCACGCCCGGGTCGGTTGCGGCTTTTTAACGGGGCAATGGCGCTTCTTTTGGTGTTAACCCTTTACCCCGTCTGGTTTGGTTAA
- a CDS encoding cell division protein FtsL, protein MKALFYVLAAFAVMGLGFWAYQENYKTQQAIKHVRGLHGEIGAAHERLGMLRAEWAYLNRPDRLADLAELNFDRLGLLPLMPDAFGNVSQIIYPLPDILPITDPIDVRSVTITEDDPL, encoded by the coding sequence ATGAAGGCGTTGTTTTATGTTTTGGCCGCGTTTGCGGTGATGGGGCTGGGGTTCTGGGCCTATCAGGAAAACTATAAGACCCAGCAGGCGATCAAGCATGTGCGCGGGCTACATGGCGAGATTGGCGCGGCACACGAGCGGCTGGGGATGTTGCGGGCGGAATGGGCCTATCTGAACCGGCCCGACCGGCTGGCCGATCTGGCAGAGCTGAACTTTGATCGGTTGGGGCTGCTGCCGCTGATGCCCGATGCCTTTGGGAACGTCAGCCAGATCATCTATCCGCTGCCCGATATTCTGCCGATCACCGACCCGATTGATGTGCGTTCCGTCACGATTACAGAGGATGACCCGCTATGA
- a CDS encoding N-acetyltransferase family protein gives MIRAAAPSDHDAIWALLEPVFRAGETYAVDPAISRDDALAYWTGGAACYVTEVDGAIVGTYYIRTNQPGGGAHVCNCGYVVGDAARGRGLAGQMCEASQEQARALGYRAMQFNFVLASNAGAVRLWRRLGFETVGTIPAAFDHPKLGMVDAYVMYKQFK, from the coding sequence ATGATCCGCGCCGCTGCGCCCAGCGATCACGATGCGATCTGGGCGCTACTGGAGCCGGTGTTTCGCGCAGGCGAGACCTATGCCGTGGATCCAGCGATCAGCCGGGATGATGCGCTGGCCTATTGGACGGGGGGTGCTGCTTGTTATGTGACCGAGGTGGATGGGGCCATTGTTGGCACCTATTACATCCGCACCAACCAGCCCGGCGGCGGCGCGCATGTCTGCAATTGCGGATATGTCGTCGGGGACGCCGCGCGGGGGCGTGGGCTGGCCGGGCAGATGTGCGAGGCCAGTCAGGAACAGGCCCGCGCGCTGGGTTATCGCGCCATGCAGTTCAACTTTGTCTTGGCCAGCAATGCAGGCGCTGTGCGGTTGTGGCGTCGGCTGGGGTTTGAGACGGTCGGCACGATCCCGGCGGCGTTCGATCATCCCAAGCTGGGTATGGTGGATGCCTACGTGATGTATAAACAGTTCAAGTAG